DNA from Lentibacillus amyloliquefaciens:
TTGGGCGTGATGTTGAATTTTTTCGAGCATGCCCTGCTTGGACGTAACGCCGGTCAAGTCGAGGTTCATAAAATTTTCAGCGACGATTGACAGATGCAGATGGCTGTCAATCAAACCCGGGGTGACCGTTTTTCCATTTAAATTGATTGTTTCACTGTACGGTGATTCCCACCGCAGGCGCATATCATCCGTTGTGCCGACGTCAATGAAGCGGCCATTTTCAACGACTACTGCCTGCGCGAGCGGCCGTACTGTATCAAATGTATAAAAGTTACCGTTGATATAGAGTTTACGCATTGATGCTACCATACCTTTCCGATCACAAGGATTCGTTGACTGGTCCCGCATCTAAGGGTCAGTAACCCGCCTAAGAACGGCGACTACCTGACCCTAAATGCCCGATTCTGTTCAACTAACATTCCGTGGGAAAAAGCATCCCACGGAATGAAGTTTTTCTTTAACATCATTATATCAAAAATCGGTTTACATCGGTACAACACGGCTTTCAATATTTACATTGAAATCTAATCGCATCTATAGGAAAATAGAAGAAACTGGATTGGAGCAGATGGGAGGCGGTTTTATGATTATTAACGAAGATTATGTTGACAAGCGGGAAGTTGTTTATGTGCACGAAACTGATCGTAAACAGGATGCTCTTGATAAGGTGGTTGAGTCAGGTTACCGCTGTATTCCGGTGCTTGATGAAGCCGGCGAAAAATATGTCGGCAATATTTACAAGGTACATTTGATGGAAGAGGAGCTTGATGGATCATTGGATGGGCCGACCAGTGATCTCATCAGTGATCAAGAGGGGTATGTCAACAGGAAGGATCCATTTGTCAAAGTGTTTTCATCGATTAAAGCACTGCCATTTTTAGGTGTTGTTGATGATGACAAAACGTTCCTCGGTATTTTAACGAATGGGAATATTATCCAAGTGCTTGAGAACGCTTGGGGCGTCCATAATGGCAGCTATTCACTCACGATTGGAACCATTGAGTATGCCGGTGCACTCAGGCGGATGCTTAAGGTCGTCAACAAATATTGTAACTTGCAGAGCGTTATTTCCCTGAACAACGATTCACAATTCGTAAGGCGCGTCTGCATTGTGCTCCCGGACGATGTTGACGAAGCAACGATGCAACGAGTCGTGACCGATCTTGAAAAAGACATTTTCACTGTAACAGACATTGAAGTTTTGCAAAATTAGGGGGAACGGGAGACAGAGTTGATGTCCCGGAATGAAATTTAAAAAATCGAACAGGTTAAACTAAGCACGGGGAGATAGTTCCCGTGTTTTTTAATGTTAATTGACCATTTGGATGGGACAGGTGAAACTCGAGGGAAAATCTCAGTTAACTTCCATAAATGCCTTCTGTTCTGATTTTCAGGATGCAGTTTTACTCTTATGATTGTTTTTGAATGATTTTGATGGTATTATAATAATTAAAGGAGTTGAACGTTGATGTTAACGGAAGAACGGCATCAGATTATTTTGGATTATTTGAAGCAGGATGGCATTGTGAAGTCACAACATTTGATGAATGTTATCGGCTGTTCGGAATCGACTGTCAGGCGGGATTTGGACCAGCTGGAAGATACCGGGATGCTGACGCGTATCCATGGCGGGGCAAAGCGTACGTACCAATTGAGCGAAGAGTTGACGGCTTCAGAAAAATCATTCAAAAACATTCAATCCAAAGAATCAATCGGAAAATTAGCAGCAGGGCTGGTTGAAACGGGTGAAGTCATCTTCATCGATGCCGGCACAACAACCTATGCCATGCTGCCGTATTTAACGAATAAACCTGTTACGGTTGTGACAAACGGGATCCAGCATGCCTCACTTCTGACAGATCAGGGGATTGAAACCTACGTGCCGGGCGGAAAAATTAAACCTTCAACGAAAGCGATTATTGGATCGCAAAGTTTGAGCGAACTTAAAAACTACCGCTTTGATAAAGCTTTTTTAGGCATGAATGGCATTGATCCCGCTTTTGGCTGTACGACACCTGACCCCGAAGAAGCAGCTTTAAAACAAATGGCGCATCATCAGGCGGCTGCCGGCTTCCTTTTAACAGACGGGAGCAAATGGAACAAGGTTAATTTTGCCAAAGTATGTGAACTGGAGGATGTCACCATCGTCACCGATACATTACCCGATAATCTTGACTATTACCGGGAAAAAACAACCATTATGGAGGCGGCAAAATGATTTATACGATAACGCTTAACCCTTCAATTGATTATGTCGTTCAGGTCAATCAGCTGAACCTCGGCGAATTGAATAAAATGGATAATGAAATGATGTTTGCGGGCGGCAAGGGGATCAATGTTTCCCGCGTGTTGCATGAGCTGGCTTATGACACGACAGCCCTTGGGTTTTTGGGCGGTTTTACCGGTGATTTTATTGTCGAGGCGCTCAGGGAAAAAAGCATTCAAACCAAATTCACACCGATTCAAGGTGCGACGCGTATCAATATAAAATTGAAGGCTGACAGTGAAACGGAAGTTAACGGCCGGGGACCGGGAATCCTGCCGGCTGAAGCTGATAGTCTGCTGCATCAGCTTGAACATGTCACCAACCATGACACTGTGATCATTTCAGGCAGCACGCCACCATCCTTACCGAATGATTTTCATAAGCAATTGGCTGATCAGATTGCCGCAAACGGCGCATCATTTGTTATCGATACGACAGGCGAGGCCTTGAAATCTGTCTTGGGTTACCGGCCGCTAGTGGTCAAACCAAATAAAGAGGAGCTTGCTGAACTGTTTGGGGTGACGCTAAGGCATCAGGATGACGTGATTTATTACGGGAAGCAACTGCTGGATTTGGGTGCAAGGCATGCGATTGTTTCCATGGCCGGTGAGGGGGCACTGCTTTTCACTGAAGAAGGCATTTATCACGGTCAGACACCACGGGGACAGGTGAAAAATTCTGTTGGGGCAGGGGATTCGATGATTGCCGGATTCACGGGAAAATTCAAGGAAACAGCGGATGTGACAGAAGCGTTCCGAATGAGCCTGGCAGCAGGTAGTGCGACTGCTTTTGCAGATGATTTGGCCAAAGCAGAGGATATTTTTCAATTGCAGGAAAAGATCGCTATCACCCGTATATCCGGAAAAGTAAAGGAGGAAAATCATGAACATTAACGACTTGCTGCGTAAAGATATTATGATCATGGATATGAAGGCTTCAGATAAAGCAGCTGCTATTGACGAAATGGTTGCGTCTCTTGAGGCGAACAATGTCGTAAATGATGCCCAAACGTTTAAAGAAGCGATTTTAAAACGGGAAGAGCAGACCTCAACAGGTTTGGGTGACGGAATTGCGATGCCACATGCTAAAACGGATGCAGTCAATGAGGCGACTGTGCTGTTTGCCAAAAGTGAAAACGGGTTGGATTATGAAGCCTTGGATGGACAGCCGACATATCTGTTTTTCATGATCGCCGTGCCGGATGGTGCCAATGATACACATCTTCAAACACTAGCAGCACTGTCACGGATGTTAATTGATCAGGAGTTTGTGTCCCAATTGAAACAGGCCTCGACACCCGAAGAGGTTCAGGCGCTTTTCAATCAGGAAGAGGAAGAACCGTCGGATGCGTCATCTGAGGAAAATGCAGAAAAATCGGCAGAGGAAAGGCCCTTCGTTGTTGCTGTCACAGCTTGTCCAACCGGGATTGCCCACACGTATATGGCTGAAGATGCGCTTAAGAAACAGGCAGCTGAAATGGGTGTGGATATCCGGGTGGAAACAAACGGATCGGATGGTGCGTCGAATGCCTTGACTAAGTCAGAGATTGAGCGAGCGACAGGGGTCATTGTGGCCGCTGATAAAAATGTCCCGATGGCCCGCTTCGATCAGAAACCGGTGCTGGAACGGCCGGTCTCAGAAGGCATCAATAATGCAGAAGAACTGATTACAAAAGCGATGAATCGTGACGCACCAATGTTTCAAGCCGATGAATCCGCGGAAACAGATGATCAGGCAGAGTCTTCAACGTCTGTGTGGCGGAAAATTTACAAAGATCTGATGAACGGTGTGTCACACATGCTGCCATTTGTTGTCGGCGGCGGTATCTTAATGGCGGTGTCGTTTTTGCTTGAAGGGATTCTGGGAGATGAGCATGAGCTTTTCACCTTCTTTAATACGATAGGGAGTAACGCTTTTAACTTTTTGATTCCAATCCTTGCCGGCTATATCGCCATGAGCATTGCTGATCGTCCCGGCTTGATGCCTGGTCTTGTCGGCGGTTTGATGGCAGTGGAAAGCAATGCCGGTTTTCTTGGCGGATTGGTCGCAGGTTTCCTCGCCGGTTATCTCGTATTGCTTGTGAAGCGGTGGTTCCGCAACTTGCCAAAATCACTGGACGGGTTAAAATCAGTACTGCTTTATCCGGTGACAGGCCTGTTTCTGATCGGACTCTTCATGTATTTTATTATCGGGCCGGTCTTTTCAACCATCAATACCGGTATGATCAGTTTTCTGGAAAATCTCGGCACCGGCAATGCCGTCATTCTCGGAGCGCTGCTCGGCGGGATGATGGCGATCGATATGGGTGGTCCGTTTAATAAAGCTGCCTATACGTTTTCGATTGGTATTTTTACCGATACCGGCGATGGCAGTCTGATGGCGGCTGTCATGGTTGGCGGGATGATTCCGCCGATTGCCATTGCATTGGCGACGACGTTTTTCAAAAATAAATTTACAGAGGACGAGCGTAAGTCAGGTTTGACGAATTATGTGATGGGACTTTCCTTTATTACAGAAGGGGCTATTCCGTTTGCAGCTGCCGATCCGGTCCGTGTCATCGGATCATCTGTCGCGGGTGCCTTAATTGGCGGTGGTCTGACACAGCTATGGGCAAGCTCAATACCTGCCCCACACGGCGGTATTTTTGTCATTCCACTGGCTGACAATGCGCTTTTATTCCTCGTGGCACTGACAGTTGGCTCGGTTATAGCAGGTGTTGTTCTGGGAATGTGGAAGAAAACAATTCGAACATGACAAGAGAACAGGGCGTGGGCCACACGCCCTGTTTTGAGGTTGGGGCATAACTAAAATAGTTCACTTACGATGGAGAAAAAATAAAAACACAATACATTTAGCGTACTAAATCACATAACATTTAGTGCGCTATTTTTTACTGATAAATAACCAAGTGGCAATAAATATTGTCATTGCCCTAAAAGTATTGATAAAAAGGGTCAAAATTGCATTGCGAAAATACTTTTTAATTTAAATGCTGTTTTTACGTGTAGAGTTGTATTTTGAAATGTTATCCGATCCGGGTTTTCTGAATATTTATGTTAAACTAAATCTAAAGATTGTAATAAAATGGTCTTAAATTGAACATTCTGAGTTTCAAATTTTATGCAGCAACTGGGTCATTATGTTTAAGATTGAATGGGTTTAAAAATTGTATCTTATCGATAGAAAACAATAGGCAATAATCATTCACTTAGATGATGATGTCTTAGCCGGACTATTCCGATCCTTATTCACGATGAGCCTACACAAAAAGGAAATAGGGGAAAGCGTATATCCTCAAACGCTCGAGTTATTATTAGATCTGGTTGTTGAAGGACTTGTAATCGGGGAGGGCTAGGTATGGAGGAAACCATTTTCACTCAAAATCTTACTAAATGTTATCGAGGAGTTCATGCAGTTGACCATGTTTCTTTACGTATAAAAAAGGGAGAAATTTATGGATTTATAGGATTGAATGGTGCCGGAAAGACCACAATGATTCGCATGCTGCTAGGCATGATTCGCCCTACTAATGGTCAATGTTTTATAAATGGTCAGAAAGTAAGCGCTGGTAATCACCACATTTGGAAACAGATTGGGTATATGGTGGGAACGCCTTATTCATATCCGGAACTCACGGTAAGAGAGAATCTTGGGATTACGGTTCGTCTTCGGCAACTGGCTGATAAAGGTGCTATAAGTCGTGCAATGAATCGTCTTAAATTGACTGCTTATGCGAATAAAAAAACTAAGCATCTATCCATGGGAAACGCTCAACGATTGGGCATAGCAAAGGCACTTCTTCATCAACCACAAGTCTTGCTATTAGATGAGCCTACAAATGGTTTAGATCCGGCAGGGATTGTAGAAATAAGAGAATTATTGCAGGAGCTTTCCTGTGAAAATGAGACAACAATATTCATCTCGAGCCATAATCTGGGTGAGATTTCCAAGATTGCCACCAAAATAGGGATTATTAACGATGGAAAATTAATTCAGGAGCTTAAAAAAGAAGAATTGGACCAACAGTTGATTAAAAAATTGTTAATAAGGACTAGGGATATGAACGGAGCAGCCAAGGTTTTGAGTAACGCCGGATTTTCCATTAACAATATTAAGGGAGAACCGCTTGAAACGCGTAGTATAGATGCTGTTCAACATCCTGAGAAATTGGCAAAAATATTAGTTAATGCTAACCATCCACCGA
Protein-coding regions in this window:
- the cbpA gene encoding cyclic di-AMP binding protein CbpA; translated protein: MIINEDYVDKREVVYVHETDRKQDALDKVVESGYRCIPVLDEAGEKYVGNIYKVHLMEEELDGSLDGPTSDLISDQEGYVNRKDPFVKVFSSIKALPFLGVVDDDKTFLGILTNGNIIQVLENAWGVHNGSYSLTIGTIEYAGALRRMLKVVNKYCNLQSVISLNNDSQFVRRVCIVLPDDVDEATMQRVVTDLEKDIFTVTDIEVLQN
- a CDS encoding DeoR/GlpR family DNA-binding transcription regulator, which produces MLTEERHQIILDYLKQDGIVKSQHLMNVIGCSESTVRRDLDQLEDTGMLTRIHGGAKRTYQLSEELTASEKSFKNIQSKESIGKLAAGLVETGEVIFIDAGTTTYAMLPYLTNKPVTVVTNGIQHASLLTDQGIETYVPGGKIKPSTKAIIGSQSLSELKNYRFDKAFLGMNGIDPAFGCTTPDPEEAALKQMAHHQAAAGFLLTDGSKWNKVNFAKVCELEDVTIVTDTLPDNLDYYREKTTIMEAAK
- the pfkB gene encoding 1-phosphofructokinase codes for the protein MIYTITLNPSIDYVVQVNQLNLGELNKMDNEMMFAGGKGINVSRVLHELAYDTTALGFLGGFTGDFIVEALREKSIQTKFTPIQGATRINIKLKADSETEVNGRGPGILPAEADSLLHQLEHVTNHDTVIISGSTPPSLPNDFHKQLADQIAANGASFVIDTTGEALKSVLGYRPLVVKPNKEELAELFGVTLRHQDDVIYYGKQLLDLGARHAIVSMAGEGALLFTEEGIYHGQTPRGQVKNSVGAGDSMIAGFTGKFKETADVTEAFRMSLAAGSATAFADDLAKAEDIFQLQEKIAITRISGKVKEENHEH
- a CDS encoding PTS fructose transporter subunit IIABC, which gives rise to MNINDLLRKDIMIMDMKASDKAAAIDEMVASLEANNVVNDAQTFKEAILKREEQTSTGLGDGIAMPHAKTDAVNEATVLFAKSENGLDYEALDGQPTYLFFMIAVPDGANDTHLQTLAALSRMLIDQEFVSQLKQASTPEEVQALFNQEEEEPSDASSEENAEKSAEERPFVVAVTACPTGIAHTYMAEDALKKQAAEMGVDIRVETNGSDGASNALTKSEIERATGVIVAADKNVPMARFDQKPVLERPVSEGINNAEELITKAMNRDAPMFQADESAETDDQAESSTSVWRKIYKDLMNGVSHMLPFVVGGGILMAVSFLLEGILGDEHELFTFFNTIGSNAFNFLIPILAGYIAMSIADRPGLMPGLVGGLMAVESNAGFLGGLVAGFLAGYLVLLVKRWFRNLPKSLDGLKSVLLYPVTGLFLIGLFMYFIIGPVFSTINTGMISFLENLGTGNAVILGALLGGMMAIDMGGPFNKAAYTFSIGIFTDTGDGSLMAAVMVGGMIPPIAIALATTFFKNKFTEDERKSGLTNYVMGLSFITEGAIPFAAADPVRVIGSSVAGALIGGGLTQLWASSIPAPHGGIFVIPLADNALLFLVALTVGSVIAGVVLGMWKKTIRT
- a CDS encoding ABC transporter ATP-binding protein; the protein is MEETIFTQNLTKCYRGVHAVDHVSLRIKKGEIYGFIGLNGAGKTTMIRMLLGMIRPTNGQCFINGQKVSAGNHHIWKQIGYMVGTPYSYPELTVRENLGITVRLRQLADKGAISRAMNRLKLTAYANKKTKHLSMGNAQRLGIAKALLHQPQVLLLDEPTNGLDPAGIVEIRELLQELSCENETTIFISSHNLGEISKIATKIGIINDGKLIQELKKEELDQQLIKKLLIRTRDMNGAAKVLSNAGFSINNIKGEPLETRSIDAVQHPEKLAKILVNANHPPTMLLVEEEDLESYFLRVIGKKGEAIHA